CTTTGAAAATTCTTAGGGTTGTCGATTTATCAGttaacgaattaaatattattaacagatAATTGTACAGGCGATAAATaactattcaaatgaaaataaaaaggttTACTGAAAATCAGAATTctcaaatgtaattaaaaattttcgttcaataaacacattattaaatattagtaatctattatttatattttcttaggAAAACCAAAcatcaaacattttaaattcgaaataaagtaataaatatgatACTAATAAATCTGACAAATGCATTACTATTTAACATGTGAGATAGAAATCTTAATTACCcatttgaatacaaatttatttaaataatctccAGTACCAATTGTTACATTGGTAAGAAATGAATATCTACTCGAGCATATTAAGTTTACTGTCAACCACGTCATAAGGTTTAGTCAGGAATGGCTCCTATCgcaaaaataatagtaataatgaaaattcgcCAGGTCAGCTCAAGTCttagtgtaataataattattcaatttaacaataataaagtataataaaaattaattgtaaatgattttcaaacataactcaaaatatataaatgcagagtatttaaaatgaaatacaatgtacgtgaaaaataaaattgaaaaaatgaactTCGACGAATTAAGTATACATAACAGTACTGAACAGCAATTTGATATATAAATGTGAACCAACGCTGATCCAGACATTATGAGGCATAGTTCgataaatacaatacatttattttttgtgTTTTATAAATTCAACTACGAAAAGAAGATTAAATCTTCGTTTTATGAAAAACCAGTTGAACTTTTAATCCATTCTATACATAGAACTCTAATATTATCGATGTGGTAATCATCTACTAAGGTGATTGTCTAACATTGTTAACCAAACTAATATTCCtcttatcaataataaattataaaattaatttacaatattcttttctttattacgGATAAAAAATGAAGGTAGCTCAAAATAAACTATTCTAAAAATTTACCAAAAATTGGTACCCGGATCTATTtacaaagatttttatttatatatttcactctgtagttagaaatattttgatatatatatatggttgtGGTTTATGGATGGACAATGTATGCTACATGTATTTTGTAGTTCAACGGGTAagttttacttgtttttaattccctgtaattatttacaatttacaaacaaaaatatgttatttattacataacGATTTGGAGGAATTATTTTGGTATCGTTCATatcatcaattattttttaatattttgcaattttttaaagtaatgatatttctgaattttattttattttgtctgTACTTTTATTTGAACTTTCATCTTGAGAAATTATACTGTTGATAAATCTCTTTAGTCATTGTaagttgtattatttaattttaaataatatctgaAGGAAATTGGGGCTattcgaaaatttaaaatattcatatattttgacAAATTTAATGGTAGTTTTCATTACAGTTATTAAAAAACTCTGTTAACGATAAAACGATGCCAAAAtgtgtataaattaaaataaatatgaattaagattgattttttaatgtcgtgatatttttaatataacattttttatttcacatttaatttaataaaacaataaaacataaacatttttccaataacgctgaatgaaatttgatatataatacattatcatTCTAAAAGAAATAATCCTGAACATGGGCATTATTCGTAATGAGaccaaacaaatgaaataaataacgtaTACCACAACAGAAAATTTTCAGTTATACTTAAACGAAAATTTGGTATTTGAAATTCCTTTTATTATACACGAAAGTACTCGTTATCATCTGTTATTTcatgataatttaaatattaactattttgatattaaagaatctgaattaaaaatgtttaaagaaatcattttaacaATTCATTAATTCATCAGTATTAGGACTGAAAGACAAACGGTATTAATATCGTCGCTTAAAACAGctgttatatgaaataaatcaacagtttgtctaaataaaagaatgttattaaaaacaaaagctCAAACTACAACTCTAAATTGTTATTTCTCattgtaattttgaattaaatatcaTCCATTTTAACtgataataatacttaattaaatgataaaacattctatttattttttatagtaaaatttcgaagaaaaattcaaaggaTGTCGTTTTCTATACTTGTGAAACTAATAACTAGTcatacataaatgtatataaattgagaatatttataacattcggAATACTTTTTGGTACAAATTACACATATACAAAAAAACATCTAATACTTTATACTCCAAAACTAATTTagcttcaaatttttatttcaagcaTTAACCTAATAGCTTAATATTACTCACATAAAGAAATCATTCTTTTCACGAGAATATGCACATGTAATTCGTTACGTTgaccaatttttaaaattagataaattaaaaGATGGACAAATTATATTCTTGTAAAAGATAATTTaagtttaaaataatgtttatcaaaagtaaaacgttaataattataaatagggCTTCAAAGTATCTTTTGTtacactaaaataaaaattttcatattcgttTAAACAAACGCAAAATTACTAAACACATGTTCAAACTGAGTATTTGTGAGAAATATGAATCAAAATTCTTCACAGTGGCTTTTATCATACTCgtcttttaataaattgttattgaaGAAATAAGTCGAGTACAAATAATTTACAGCCAAGTAAAAGGTGTTCGCATATATATGGTCACAATTACATCGGAAATacaagagaaataaaatgaatgtgGACAACGGTAATAGCAACAAATAAGATACGAGTTCTTCCCGTGTAGTAAATACATAtacagataataatataaataggaAATGGGTTTCTATATTTGGCGTAAATCACTTTTAAATTTCTAGAAACTACGCTAATGTCGTATACGCACTTGCGAATTAATTGTgcttataataaaaaagtacaGTGATTATCTTCCCTAAATACGGGTTGACTCTAGTACgaaatttcttgataaattaccTAATTTGCGCGAAATATacgaattacaaattacaaaaatgaatagATGAGATAATACTTAAATAAGATTTTATGAATCTCTTATTCGTTATCTTACTCATATGTACACTGTTATAAGTAGTAATGattgcattaaaaaatatggaaatcGTAGCGGGGATAACCTTAAAAAGTATATTCAAGCGACAAAGGGAGAAAGGCGTGTATGAAATGTTTTGTGCGGCAcataatttctacaaaaatacTCTCATACGAGAAGTGATACTCACTGAATCAATTCTCTGTCTGTTCTCATATTCAACATTAAGTTTTCCATGGTGTCCCGATCATTAGATTATAATTATCACGATTCTCTATATATTGCTCTTATAACACCACgcacaatattttacaaaaatatgtacTCTAATATTAGTCGAATTAGTTTTGAGCAAATATATGTAACAAGCTACGCAAATGTTACGCATAATCGTTCGCACTGTCGCCCTCTGTCACTTGCCACAAGGGTTTGtgcattattaatacaatttcatcGGCTATAATTTATGTTTCACTGTTTGCTTACGTCGTCAAAAAACGAAGCTCGTTTATCTACTACCTACTTTAATTCGATACTTGTACTACGTACAATAATAGATATCaaatatagaataaactacCTAAATGCATTTGGCATGTCTCGTTTATGTGCGAAGCCCACATGTtctaatttgaattattgaCTGTTAcatcaacattttcaaaatctatGAACAAATGGCGCCACTCCCTTGGTTAAATCGACTTTAaacttacattaaaatatttattataactttagACTCTTCTGACGGATTAGTCCAGTGTCGACATTTAACTctcgatatataaatataattatgataattacgATCATTTTGTTCTACTGATCGTTGTAGGAATTGCAGAAGTCCTGATGTGGGCACTCTGCTTGGTGGGTTTACTTTTTGTGGTGGATGTATAATCCATAACTGACCTCCGACTTTTCGTACTATTTTTTTCATCGAGTTCTAAACCAtcctctttctttttgtttatctCCAAAGCTTTTCCATTACTTTGTCGATCACCGCGATTTGCTAATATATTTTTGCACGTGCTTTTCCCAGCTTTCGTATCACTCTCGTAATTTTTCCGTAAAGGTTGTGGAGTATAATATAAACTAAAccttttcgatttttctgtcgATGTTTGTTTTTCGTCCCTTAATTCATCGGTAGAACTAAACTTTCGACTTATTCTGGTAGTAGAAGGAACTAATTTATCACTAATTAAAACAGACCCAATCTCCTTTTTTGTGGAAGGTGGTAGAAGACAactaaatcttttattttttacagatgTTCTTGAATCTGTAGCATTTTTTTGTGTATATCTTTCACGTCTAAGTTTCACATCATTTTTCATAGATTTTGATGCATCCGGAGTTTTCATTAAactctttctattatttagaatattttgtgATTTGGAAATTTCTGACGCATTCCCTTTCAGTGCTACTGGTGCTTGCAATATTTTAGTTGCCGACTTATTCTGATTTGTTAAAGTTTTTAATTGCGAGTCTTCATTTACAAAACCATTATCGTTTGGATCACTTGTATTATCATTCTTTGGTTcctgtttatatgaaaaacaaatgtTTTCGAAACTATCAGTTGACTCCATACTTTGAGTTGAACTTGACCTTTGTTCCTGTGTTAATTGtgcaaattgaatattaacaaaGCTGTCTGATGTTTCTATATcattactagaactaccagttgAACTACCAGTTGACGATAAAAgcatattacaatttttcatatcGTCACTCTCgagatttaaattaattttttcaggacatattaaattttcataaagatgTTTCTGCCTATacctttttttattaatctttgaaCTAACTGCTTTAGGTGTTTCAAAGGTATGCATGTTACTATTGGTTGATATGTCCGGTGTAATCTGTACAGTAGAATTAATTTCACTAGAGGAATTTCTTTCATTgaaggaatatatattttcttgaaCTGGATTGTTGTCACAACTCACATTACTTTGAATCGTCTTTGTATTATGATAACCACttattaacattgaattttcagGAATACTGTCGAAGGATGAAGTTTCACTATTTGATGATTTTAAATGATACTCTTGAAcatgtttttcatttaaattgtttataagaTTGTGCATAGATTGACTAAGATTATGAATATCTTGTAAACCATCTGCACTGAGAGACACAGGTTCATCATCACTTGCATTtccattattaaaattagtttCGTCAAAACCAAAATTTTGTTCACCTTGATCCATAATGCGAtgtgaattaatattttctgattctaATGATGATAAAACTTCATTCCATTTGCTTCTAATATTTGGTCTGCTGTTGGGTGTACCATCAATTTCATCTTGCGAACTGCCGTCCTGTGCTACATTCTTGAAGTCAAATTCAAAAGTTGCTATTCTTATCGGCTTACACTGCTGATTCCAGTGTTGCTCCGACGGGTTGGTAGGGGTTGATGCTGTGGTCTGCTCGCCTCCTAGAAAGCTCTGTTGATATACAGAGGCgggacaaaagaaaaaaaaagcacTGCTACAGATACAGCAAACCACTACTGAAGCCTTCCTAGCAAAGTATTCAAATAGCCaagaacaaagctatataatagGTGAGCATATTATTCAATATGGCAGAGAATTCTAGCTAattcagaatttaaaaaattatgtaaaactagtaagcaaattaataaaaaaatattcataaccaACATCTAACATCTATATTGAAGTTAAAAAAACAAGTTCACCATAACTACTGCAAAGGTCATTTTTattgtgttatttttaataaaaaaaaaaaagccaTGCAAGAGAACGGAAGTAGGTttgtattgtaaattaataggTAATGACAGTTACCGCTAGCCATGGATGGTCGAGTACATCTTCTGCGGTAAATCTCAATTCAGGCAGTGCTTGGAGCATGTTTGAAATCAACTGTTTGGCAGAATCCGACACGTTATCCCAATATGGGGGAGTGAATTCATAATGTCCACTTAGAATCCGTTCAAATAATTCTTCTTGTTCGTTTTCAGGTGACACAAATGGTGGAAAACcacaaagtaaaatatataatatgacACCAGCTGCCCATACATCAATctagaaatatatacatttaatttttcccatattcttcataaaaaatatatctaaCCAATAATATACCTTTAACCCGTATCCAGTTTCTGCCAAAATTTCTGGTGCTACATATGTGGGTGTACCACAAACTGTATATAATGGCTCTCTTACTACTTGAGCTAGCCCGAAGTCACCTAATTTCAAACATCTAACATGACTTCCGTCCATTTCTACTAAAAGATTCTCAGGTTTAACATCACGATGAACTATATGATGTGAATGTA
This portion of the Nomia melanderi isolate GNS246 chromosome 11, iyNomMela1, whole genome shotgun sequence genome encodes:
- the LOC116427734 gene encoding uncharacterized protein LOC116427734, whose translation is MMEELLNQTASPKIMISGDSNCSGSGEINSTTIMTLDERILDINARHSLNVLRTPLTKKAKRVRFFRNGDKFYTGIVMAVTPERYRSFDSLASDLTRALISSVTLPNGVRSIYTMDGRKVQNVNDLEDGKCYVVSGQGEMFKKVEYSSTKVRRGNSLSGLPQSPAGTGRQISAIPLCVKARIITLIRHGTKPRKVVRLLLNKRNAPSLEHAMEAITDAVKLDTGAVRKVYTLSGQQVNSLEQFFDNEDIFVAYGPEKANQEDFELDFEESKNVQSFRRCPWTSKRQSGPMPRMPRKSGKKVLNTPQVRTPSPSSLILPQPLRLHYAVGHVIGDGNFAVVRHCIHKSSGAEYAMKIVDKYKCQGKETMLASEVTILRQVCHPNIISLIAEQETTDQLFLVMELVKGGDLFDALAAATKFSEPEASVMIGHLTSALAYLHSHHIVHRDVKPENLLVEMDGSHVRCLKLGDFGLAQVVREPLYTVCGTPTYVAPEILAETGYGLKIDVWAAGVILYILLCGFPPFVSPENEQEELFERILSGHYEFTPPYWDNVSDSAKQLISNMLQALPELRFTAEDVLDHPWLASFLGGEQTTASTPTNPSEQHWNQQCKPIRIATFEFDFKNVAQDGSSQDEIDGTPNSRPNIRSKWNEVLSSLESENINSHRIMDQGEQNFGFDETNFNNGNASDDEPVSLSADGLQDIHNLSQSMHNLINNLNEKHVQEYHLKSSNSETSSFDSIPENSMLISGYHNTKTIQSNVSCDNNPVQENIYSFNERNSSSEINSTVQITPDISTNSNMHTFETPKAVSSKINKKRYRQKHLYENLICPEKINLNLESDDMKNCNMLLSSTGSSTGSSSNDIETSDSFVNIQFAQLTQEQRSSSTQSMESTDSFENICFSYKQEPKNDNTSDPNDNGFVNEDSQLKTLTNQNKSATKILQAPVALKGNASEISKSQNILNNRKSLMKTPDASKSMKNDVKLRRERYTQKNATDSRTSVKNKRFSCLLPPSTKKEIGSVLISDKLVPSTTRISRKFSSTDELRDEKQTSTEKSKRFSLYYTPQPLRKNYESDTKAGKSTCKNILANRGDRQSNGKALEINKKKEDGLELDEKNSTKSRRSVMDYTSTTKSKPTKQSAHIRTSAIPTTISRTK